One window of the Hippocampus zosterae strain Florida chromosome 8, ASM2543408v3, whole genome shotgun sequence genome contains the following:
- the comp gene encoding cartilage oligomeric matrix protein isoform X2, producing MVFLKNTVIECDACGTGRGMARHSCMPNPCYPGVRCIETPRGPSCGPCPEGMEGNGTHCNDVDECSVIPCHRGVRCINTLPGFHCGPCPSGYSGPQVHGVSIAYATANKQVCKDIDECDIRTNGGCVENSICLNTPGSFRCGPCKRGYVGDQRQGCRPERACGNGQPSPCHASAECAIHRDGKIECQCGVGWAGNGFLCGPDIDIDGFPDEKLDCAERNCAKDNCLTVPNSGQEDADRDGIGDACDEDADGDGIPNTQDNCVLVPNVDQRNIDEDDFGDACDNCRAVKNNDQKDTDVDKFGDECDEDIDGDGIPNYLDNCKRVPNADQIDRDRDNVGDACDSCPYVPNPDQSDADNDLIGDPCDTNKDSDGDGHQDSRDNCPAVINSSQLDTDKDGKGDECDDDDDDDGIPDLLPPGPDNCRLIPNPLQEDSDGNGIGNVCERDFDNDTIIDTIDVCPENAEVTLTDFREYQTVVLDPEGDAQIDPNWVVLDQGREIVQTMNSDPGLAVGYTAFSGVDFEGTFHVNTVTDDDYAGFIFGYQDSSSFYVVMWKQVEQIYWQANPFRAVAEPGIQLKAVKSNTGPGENLRNALWHTGDTSDQVKLLWKDARNVGWKDKTSYRWFLQHRPADGYIRVRFYEGPQLVADTGVIIDATMRGGRLGVFCFSQENIIWANLRYRCNDTLPEDFDTYRAQHVQLVA from the exons GGACGGGAAGGGGGATGGCTCGCCATTCCTGCATGCCCAACCCCTGCTACCCTGGTGTAAGGTGTATAGAGACGCCTCGTGGTCCAAGTTGTGGCCCCTGTCCGGAAGGCATGGAGGGTAATGGCACCCACTGCAATGACGTGGATGAG TGTTCTGTGATACCGTGCCACAGGGGTGTGCGGTGCATCAATACTTTGCCGGGGTTCCACTGTGGTCCGTGTCCGTCGGGATACAGCGGACCTCAGGTACACGGCGTCAGCATCGCTTACGCCACTGCCAACAAGCAG GTGTGCAAGGACATTGACGAATGTGACATCCGCACAAATGGCGGCTGTGTTGAGAATTCCATCTGTCTGAATACTCCA GGATCCTTCAGATGTGGCCCTTGTAAAAGGGGTTACGTGGGTGACCAGCGACAGGGTTGCAGGCCCGAGAGAGCGTGTGGCAACGGCCAGCCGAGCCCTTGTCACGCCAGCGCAGAGTGCGCCATCCATCGAGATGGAAAGATTGAATGTCAA TGTGGAGTTGGATGGGCTGGCAATGGTTTCCTGTGTGGACCTGACATCGATATTGATGGTTTCCCAGATGAGAAGTTGGACTGTGCTGAGAGGAACTGTGCCAAG gacaATTGTCTCACAGTGCCCAACTCTGGTCAAGAGGATGCTGATCGTGATGGAATTGGAGATGCCTGTGATGAAGATGCAGATGGTGATGGGATTCCCAACACACAG GACAACTGCGTGCTTGTTCCCAACGTGGATCAAAGGAACATCGACGAGGATGACTTTGGCGATGCTTGCGACAACTGCCGTGCTGtcaaaaacaatgaccaaaaggACACCGATGTGGACAAATTTGGGGATGAATGTGATGAAGATATCGATGGGGACG gaatccCTAATTACTTGGATAACTGCAAAAGAGTTCCCAATGCTGACCAGATAGATCGCGATAGAGACAACGTTGGCGACGCCTGTGATAGCTGTCCGTACGTTCCCAACCCAGACCAG TCTGATGCGGATAACGACCTAATCGGAGACCCTTGCGACACTAACAAAGACAG TGATGGCGACGGTCACCAAGACTCCCGAGACAACTGCCCAGCTGTCATCAACAGCTCCCAGCTAGATACCGACAAAGACGGCAAAGGAGATGAgtgtgatgatgacgatgatgacgatggcATTCCGGACCTACTGCCACCGGGCCCTGATAACTGCCGTTTAATCCCGAACCCCCTGCAGGAGGATTCTGATG GCAATGGCATTGGcaatgtgtgtgagagagatttCGACAACGACACCATCATTGACACCATCGACGTTTGTCCAGAAAACGCCGAGGTCACACTCACTGACTTCAGGGAGTATCAGACTGTGGTTTTAGATCCAGAGGGTGATGCTCAGATTGACCCCAACTGGGTGGTGCTGGATCAg GGCAGAGAGATTGTCCAGACAATGAATAGTGATCCTGGGTTGGCCGttg GTTACACTGCTTTTAGTGGTGTCGATTTTGAAGGGACATTTCATGTCAACACGGTGACAGACGACGACTATGCAGGATTTATTTTTGGGTATCAGGACAGCTCCAGTTTCTATGTGGTGATGTGGAAGCAGGTGGAGCAGATCTACTGGCAGGCCAACCCATTCAGAGCTGTGGCAGAACCGGGGATCCAACTGAAG GCTGTCAAGTCCAACACGGGCCCTGGTGAGAACCTGAGGAATGCCCTGTGGCACACCGGCGACACGAGCGATCAGGTGAAGCTGCTGTGGAAAGATGCTCGCAATGTTGGCTGGAAGGACAAGACGTCTTATCGCTGGTTCCTCCAGCACCGACCCGCTGATGGATACATCAG GGTTCGCTTCTATGAGGGTCCTCAGTTGGTAGCAGACACAGGTGTCATTATAGACGCCACCATGAGGGGAGGTCGACTTGGAGTTTTCTGCTTCTCCCAGGAGAACATCATCTGGGCCAACCTGCGTTATCGCTGCAATG ACACGTTACCAGAAGACTTCGACACCTATCGTGCGCAGCATGTTCAGCTGGTGGCCTGA